TGGCATATTCAATGACTTGATCACTTCCTGCTCCGATTATGATATTTTTTGCATCAACTTTAAATTTATTAGCAAGTGCATTTTTAAGCTCAAAATAGCTATCATCTGGATACAAATGTGCGTTAATAGCGACACTTTTTATCGCCTCAACTACCATTGGACTTACGCCAAATGGATTTTCATTGCTCGCTAATTTTATCACATCTTTTGCCTCTATACCAAACTCACGCACAACTAGCTCTATGGGTTTGCCTGCCTCATAATTTACTAAATTTTTTAGTTCTTCATTAAATCTCATCACTCATCTCCATTTAAATAACTTCCCAGCCAAGTGATCTCAGCACCACATTCACTGACCGCTTCAAATACGTTTTTTACGCGTTCATCGTCGATATGCCCTTCAAAATCTATATAAAAAACAGACTTAAACTCACGCTGTTTTAGTGGTCGACTTTCAAGCTTTGTGATGTTTATATTTTCATTTTTAAAAATTTGTAGCAGATTCACAAGACTACCCGGTCTATGATCGGTCTTAGCTAATATTGACGTTTTTGCATTATCTGTTCGTGCATTTTTAAAATCACTTAGTATCAAAAAACGTGTGCGATTTGCCATATTGTCCTCTATTGTTTCATAAAGGATAGGTACATTATGAATTTTAGCTGCGATTTTAGAACAAATAGCCGCCGTATCACTTTGCTGTGAGGCTAAAAAAGCTGCCTCTGATGTCGATTTAGCAGGGATAAATTCAATATCTAAAAGCATATGATCTTCTAAAAATTTACGGCACTGATTATATCCTTGTGGATGTGAATAAATTCGCTTAATATCCTTTAAATTTTCACTAATGCTTACAAAACTATGATGAATGTCAAGATAAAGCTCAGCCACTATCTTTATACCATCAAATTTTCTAAAACAATCAAGCGTAGTCCCCACTGCTCCCTCGGTATTATTTTCTATAGGCACAACACCATATTTTGCCTCTTTTTGTGATAGCTTTGTAAAAACCGCTTCAATGCTAGCAAGTGGCAGATACTCACTCATCGCACCAAAACGACTCTCAGCTGCTTGGTGCGAATACGTCCCTTCAGGACCTAGATAGGCTATCTTTTGTGGCATTTCTAAATTTCTACTCACAGCAAAAATTTCAAGATATATCGCCTCTATCGCAGCCTTGTTTAATGGTCCATCCTTGCCCTCGTTTATTAAGCGATTTATAATAGACCTTTCACGCTCAGGGCGATATATCGGAACTCCGCTAGTTTGTTTTAATTTGCCAATATTTTTAACAAACTCCATACGCTCATTTAGTTTTTTTAAAATTTCATCATCTATGGCATCTATGTGGCGTCTTAACTCATTTATCTCTTGCATTTTTATCTCCTAAATAAACTCACGTTCTAATGCAATAACATCATCAAAGCTCTCGCGGCGACGTATTAATCTATCACTTTTTACACCATTTTCATCACTTTGTATCGCCACTTCTGCCGCACGTGAGCGAGTGTTATAGTTGCTTGACATGCTAAACCC
This window of the Campylobacter anatolicus genome carries:
- the pheA gene encoding prephenate dehydratase, translating into MQEINELRRHIDAIDDEILKKLNERMEFVKNIGKLKQTSGVPIYRPERERSIINRLINEGKDGPLNKAAIEAIYLEIFAVSRNLEMPQKIAYLGPEGTYSHQAAESRFGAMSEYLPLASIEAVFTKLSQKEAKYGVVPIENNTEGAVGTTLDCFRKFDGIKIVAELYLDIHHSFVSISENLKDIKRIYSHPQGYNQCRKFLEDHMLLDIEFIPAKSTSEAAFLASQQSDTAAICSKIAAKIHNVPILYETIEDNMANRTRFLILSDFKNARTDNAKTSILAKTDHRPGSLVNLLQIFKNENINITKLESRPLKQREFKSVFYIDFEGHIDDERVKNVFEAVSECGAEITWLGSYLNGDE